A single window of Nicotiana sylvestris chromosome 5, ASM39365v2, whole genome shotgun sequence DNA harbors:
- the LOC104233804 gene encoding uncharacterized protein, which translates to MAGKPPMTLHMMVHRNPGTYISIKRDEQNRFAYMFFDPAVSIAGWSYCRPIIAVDAMVLKSKYHGVLFVVVSKDANNQIFHLSFSVADPENNEAYISFFGEMRKAIQVRRELVFLSYRNQSITNGIRNVYPEAHHGICLYHFEKNLKQRHAKATVINPFQSAARSYKLEVFNQLMSQLKSVDKKTYIYIMEEPPERWAQSWFPRRRYDMLTKNMVSNLDLMLFKINSEGIKFIVDLKKRTCDCLEFQLDELPCPHAIAAINKRYFQKSVYFSKWYSKETWFKTYEGHVNIVGDQKSWDIPQTVESEITKHPDVEILQGRRQKKRHIPVTESVQLKSTKCSRCKQVGHNRTTCLPSPAPHPYFKKHTEKYSNIQ; encoded by the exons atggctgGAAAACCGCCCATGACACTACACATGATGGTGCACAGAAACCCAGGAACGTACATAAGCATAAAAAGAGATGAGCAGAATAG ATTTGCTTACATGTTCTTTGATCCTGCGGTATCAATAGCTGGTTGGTCCTACTGTAGACCCATTATTGCAGTAGATGCAATGGTTTTAAAGTCAAAATATCATGGTGTTCTATTTGTTGTTGTATCAAAGGATGCAAACAATCAAATCTTTCATCTATCTTTTAGTGTAGCAGATCCAGAAAATAATGAGGCATACATTTCGTTCTTCGGGGAAatgagaaaagcaattcaagtccgTCGTGAACTGGTTTTCTTGTCATATAGAAACCAATCGATCACAAATGGGATTAGAAACGTTTATCCTGAAGCTCACCATGGTATCTGCCTCTATCActttgagaaaaatttaaagcaaagaCATGCAAAAGCCACGGTAATAAATCCTTTTCAAAGTGCTGCAAGGTCATACAAGCTTGAAGTTTTTAATCAGTTAATGTCCCAACTCAAAAGTGTTGACAAGAAAACATACATTTACATAATGGAAGAGCCTCCAGAGAGATGGGCTCAATCGTGGTTCCCACGGCGACGTTATGATATGCTAACAAAAAACATG GTGTCCAACCTTGATTTAATGTTGTTTAAAATAAATAGTGAAGGAATCAAATTCATTGTGGATTTAAAGAAGAGAACTTGTGACTGCTTAgaattccaacttgatgaattgCCCTGTCCACATGCAATTGCTGCTATTAATAAGAGATATTTTCAGAAATCTGTTTATTTCTCAAAATGGTATTCAAAGGAAACGTGGTTCAAAACATATGAAGGACATGTGAATATTGTGGGAGATCAAAAATCATGGGATATTCCACAAACTGTAGAATCTGAGATCACAAAACATCCCGATGTAGAGATTTTAcaaggaagaagacaaaagaagaggcaTATCCCTGTGACTGAATCAGTACAATTGAAGTCTACCAAATGCAGTCGATGTAAACAAGTTGGGCATAATAgaacaacttgcttgccttctcCAGCACCTCATCCATATTTCAAGAAACACACTGAAAAATACTCCAACATTCAATAA